From Oreochromis niloticus isolate F11D_XX linkage group LG1, O_niloticus_UMD_NMBU, whole genome shotgun sequence, a single genomic window includes:
- the trim66 gene encoding tripartite motif-containing protein 66 isoform X1, producing MEKSCSECTEPTLAQSLCTLCNKWLCYQCTDVHQHLRTPNTSQYMESHQQQRPSATQFPELHQRGSSSLPPTGQGPGSYPWSLLMCHSHRQEPLELFCESCDLLCCSSCHLSSHKNHRVVQIGKALQDQQWLFESLMVQVEEKRSAVENSAKQIEERLHGVKITHRKAENQIKMAKMIMMNELNKRANLLIEQLEKIAEGFQQRLEDQLQGAIEICGQLDHIQKFITWAMTHHCTSPVLFSRALISLQMQQLLEASHHSDSWSPVKIKFNWDASYWTKQISCLGQLTVEGGNCAYPPGLACSSIMRPQPITCLTLPPVFHRGREPGCGYQACCEPQMCCLHGIHSQPDLPSLDKSQLDTTLYNSSCAQPAHISASQHQNQQIQRFWDQESSLQRPPPASPVPNRRHNQLSRSRASASQPQAADSQPHSQSYLSHHQHRKDVLPNTQARLSAERGRPSRRRGKLSTSRSLQQEVSYTVLERDPMSEESRVETHRVEETCGQIAVAERREMLDQELQQGRRVQSPVQQQQQQQLLLCLSGVRKEQQRTNSALTVRDHRDARPESCIRFPGGIDQRSTSLEVSVTAHECVSDVQQSSRLSPGSVCSRRKRRSQSIPTELAAPSANPYAERPTGWARSLEAGAANKYYVLDPRQRRASDGVLCVAKETSTEPPLMSYKTEPGDHPITYVNEEIGFDANKKCSFSSNSHSSDVQNDSARPRVPVVCLERLKILVSQLPPHGRRQSDPLPASGTDKSETLPQQKTWQDVMPQGITGESETSGATRVLAAPQRQTCNESTAQSDCSDSNIGVPVPHKESTLPSADSEYVAPSFYELDLDSDSDPRSVSEEAVISQADSDPQLDSDASPDSDPNAPSSSEAELECLAEQKSGEMGLCGDSEPSLEYEADPESDAGPDGRGLDADTESGDAETESDIQPEYDPTFHGETDSDVVSDQPPESQGSVASELNVDSEPELTTDDPQPLRSDLDEEISPGQRPLLIANPVAPGDTEEVLTEQDGTELESEDFCAVCLIGGDLLCCDRCPKVFHLSCHIPPLPTFPSGDWVCTLCRDVLQPDVEYNGDNERASGENASANVLSPCDQKKCERLTLLILSNILSAPFQEPVSPLARHYYQIIKRPMDLSVIRAKLSKGNTQCYSSPDEFVADMYLMFHNCAKFNYPDSEVAQAGRSLEAFFTSNLKEVFPGRVFPMAEVDSDSDEYDEAYRTTESGFPWPERREQCHRKRKRRQSLKSRRHHF from the exons ATGGAGAAG AGCTGCTCAGAGTGCACAGAGCCGACTCTTGCACAGAGTCTGTGTACGCTCTGCAACAAGTGGTTGTGTTACCAGTGCACAGATGTGCACCAGCATCTGAGAACCCCCAACACTTCCCAGTACATGGAATCACACCAGCAACAGAGGCCCAGTGCCACCCAGTTCCCAGAACTGCACCAGAGGGGCTCCAGCTCCCTGCCTCCTACTGGACAAG GCCCGGGGTCGTATCCTTGGTCCCTCCTCATGTGCCACTCTCACAGACAGGAGCCCTTGGAGCTTTTTTGCGAGTCATGTGACCTTCTGTGCTGTAGCAGCTGTCACCTGTCCTCCCACAAAAACCACAG GGTGGTGCAGATCGGAAAGGCCCTACAGGATCAGCAGTGGCTGTTTGAGAGTCTGATGGTTCAGGTGGAGGAGAAGAGGTCTGCAGTGGAGAACAGCGCTAAACAAATAGAGGAGAG GCTTCACGGAGTGAAGATTACACACAGGAAGGCAGAGAACCAGATTAAAATGGCAAAGATGATTATGATGAACGAGCTTAACAAACGAGCCAACCTATTAATAGAGCAACTGGAG AAGATTGCAGAGGGCTTCCAGCAGCGTCTGGAGGACCAGCTGCAAGGGGCAATAGAGATATGTGGCCAGCTGGACCATATTCAGAAGTTCATCACCTGGGCCATGACCCATCACTGCACAAGCCCGGTGCTCTTCAGCAGAGCTCTG ATTTCACTCCAGATGCAGCAGCTCCTTGAGGCTTCACACCACTCAGATTCTTGGAGTCCTGTGAAGATAAAATTCAACTGGGATGCCAGTTACTGGACGAAACAAATTTCCTGTTTAG GTCAGCTGACTGTTGAGGGGGGAAACTGCGCTTATCCCCCAGGGTTGGCCTGCTCCAGTATTATGAGACCCCAGCCCATTACCTGCTTGACTCTGCCACCAGTGTTTCACAGAGGACGAGAGCCGGGCTGTGGGTACCAAGCCTGCTGTGAGCCTCAGATGTGCTGCCTTCATGGCATTCATTCGCAGCCAGATCTTCCCAGTCTGGACAAAAGCCAGCTGGACACCACACTTTATAACTCCAGCTGTGCTCAGCCGGCTCATATTTCTGCTTCCCAGCACCAGAACCAGCAGATCCAGAGGTTCTGGGACCAGGAGAGTTCCTTGCAGCGTCCTCCCCCTGCATCACCTGTCCCAAACAGAAGGCACAATCAGCTCAGCCGCAGCCGAGCATCTGCATCTCAGCCACAAGCTGCTGACTCACAACCACATTCTCAGTCCTATCTTTCTCATCATCAACACCGCAAAGATGTTCTTCCAAATACCCAGGCCCGGCTAAGTGCAGAGCGTGGGAGACCAAGCCGGCGTCGGGGGAAGCTATCGACCAGCAGATCTCTGCAACAGGAGGTCAGCTACACTGTTCTGGAAAGGGATCCGATGAGTGAAGAGAGCCGGGTGGAAACGCATCGTGTGGAGGAGACCTGTGGACAAATAGCGGTGGCTGAAAGGAGGGAGATGTTGGATCAAGAGCTACAGCAGGGCAGGAGGGTGCAGAGTCCTGtccaacagcagcaacagcagcagctgctccTGTGTTTATCAGGTGTGAGAAAAGAGCAGCAGAGGACCAACTCTGCACTGACCGTCAGAGACCACAGAGATGCCAGG CCTGAATCCTGCATACGTTTCCCAGGGGGCATAGATCAG AGATCCACATCCCTGGAGGTGTCAGTGACAGCCCACGAGTGTGTATCTGATGTGCAGCAGAGCAGCAGGCTGAGCCCTGGCTCGGTGTGTTCGAGGAGGAAGAGGCGCTCCCAGAGCATCCCGACAGAACTGGCAGCCCCGTCCGCCAACCCTTACGCCGAAAGGCCCACAGGATGGGCTCGTAGCCTAGAAGCGGGAGCTGCAAATAAG TATTACGTGCTGGATcccagacagaggagagcatcAGATGGGGTGCTCTGTGTGGCCAAGGAAACTTCAACTGAACCTCCTTTAATGTCCTATAAGACAGAGCCAGGTG ATCACCCCATCACTTATGTAAATGAAGAGATTGGTTTTGATGCCAACAAGAAATGCAGCTTCTCAAGTAACAGCCACAGCAG TGACGTTCAGAACGACTCAGCAAGGCCCAGGGTTCCAGTGGTTTGCCTCGAGCGTCTCAAAATACTTGTGTCTCAGCTCCCACCGCACGGACGAAGACAGAGTGACCCTCTACCTGCCAGCGGGACGGATAAGAGCGAAACCCTCCCTCAGCAGAAAACCTGGCAGGATGTAATGCCCCAG GGAATAACAGGAGAATCTGAGACTAGTGGGGCCACCCGTGTGCTTGCAGCACCACAGCGACAAACTTGTAATGAGTCCACCGCACAGTCAGACTGCAGCGACAGCAACATAGGGGTACCTGTTCCTCATAAAGAATCCACACTGCCCTCCGCTGACTCTGAATATGTGGCACCAAGTTTCTATGAACTGGatctggattctgactctgatCCCAGGTCAGTCTCAGAGGAAGCAGTCATCTCTCAGGCTGATTCAGACCCACAGCTTGACTCAGATGCATCACCAGATTCTGACCCGAATGCACCGTCTTCATCTGAGGCTGAACTGGAGTGTCTAGCTGAGCAGAAGTCTGGAGAGATGGGGCTGTGTGGCGACTCAGAGCCAAGTCTGGAGTATGAGGCAGATCCAGAATCAGATGCGGGACCAGACGGCCGAGGGTTGGATGCAGATACAGAATCAGGTGATGCTGAAACGGAGTCCGATATCCAGCCTGAATACGACCCCACTTTTCACGGCGAGACTGATTCTGACGTCGTCTCCGATCAGCCTCCAGAGTCTCAGGGCTCCGTGGCATCTGAGCTCAATGTAGACTCTGAACCCGAGCTGACCACGGATGACCCGCAACCGCTTCGCTCTGACCTGGATGAGGAGATCAGTCCAGGTCAGAGGCCGCTCCTGATTGCAAATCCCGTTGCTCCCGGAGACACAGAGGAAGTCCTGACTGAGCAAGACGGCACAGAGTTGGAGAGTGAGGATTTTTGTGCCGTTTGTCTGATCGGAGGAGACCTGCTGTGCTGCGATCGTTGTCCAAAAGTCTTCCACCTCTCTTGCCACATCCCCCCTTTGCCGACCTTCCCCTC AGGTGACTGGGTGTGCACCCTGTGCAGAGATGTTCTACAGCCAGATGTCGAATACAACGGTGACAATGAGAGAGCATCTGGAGAAAACGCATCAGCAAATGTGCTATCGCCATGTGACCAGAAA AAATGTGAGCGGCTGACACTTCTGATCCTCAGTAACATCCTGAGTGCGCCATTCCAAGAGCCCGTCAGTCCACTT GCACGCCATTACTACCAGATCATCAAGAGGCCAATGGACCTGTCTGTGATCAGGGCCAAGCTCAGCAAGGGGAATACCCAGTGTTACAGCTCGCCCGATGAGTTTGTGGCCGACATGTATCTCATGTTCCACAACTGTGCAAAGTTCAATTAC CCTGACTCTGAGGTGGCCCAAGCAGGCCGCAGCCTCGAGGCCTTCTTCACCTCCAACCTGAAGGAAGTTTTCCCTGGCAGAGTCTTCCCCATGGCTGAGGTGGATTCAGACAGCGATGAGTACGACGAGGCTTACAGGACCACTGAGAGTGGTTTCCCCTGGCCAGAAAGAAGAGAGCAGTGccacaggaagaggaagaggaggcagtCTCTCAAGTCGAGGAGGCATCATTTCTAA